A region of the Corynebacterium falsenii genome:
TGCGCCGTTGACGACCCATCCGGTCATGACGATCATCGCGAGGCCGACCACACCCATGACGCGGCGCAGCCACGCCGGGATGGGCCCCATCTGTGCCGCGCCTTTATCCCGGCGCAGAATAACCAGGCCGACGAGGCCACCCAGGCCGATCTCCCAGAAGCGAGAGAGGGAGGAGTAGTAATTGAGGTCCTGGTCAACGGCGTTGAGGTAGATCGCGTAGCAGAACGAGGCGACCGTGGCGGCGGAGACCACAACGATGACGGCGGGGCGGGCGAGCCGGCGGAAGATCAGCGCGATCAGGGTGATGACCAGCAGCGATGCCACGTAGATCTGCAGCTGCGCGGACATCGACCAAAGGTGTTGGAAGGGGCTGACCGTGGTGCGGATGGCGGTGTACTCGCGCCCGGAGAAGGCGAGTTTCCAGTTGATGACGTAACCGAGGGAAGCGGCGGCGTCGCTGGCCATGGTCTGGTGCACCAGCCGATTCATGAGCAGCAGGCTGGCTGCGAGCGTGGAGGCCACGACCACGGCCAACAGCGGAAATAGGCGTCGCAGCATCCGGATGAGGGACTGCACCAACGTCAGACCCTTGGGGTTGCGCGCGTTGGCCAGCTGCGAGGAGAAGAAGAAAATGCCGCCGAGCAGCAGGAACACGTCCACGCCGGCAGAGACGCGGCCAACGAAAACGTGGAAGATGACCACCAGGGCGATGGCGACGCCACGCAGCCCCTCGATGTCGTAGCGCATGGAGGAGCGGGCCGCGGGTGCAGCGCTTGTTGCAGGTACAGTGCTGGGCGCTGCGGAAGTTTCTGGTGGTGCCGGGGTCATAACGGGGAGTTAGTGTATTGACCCCCGTGGGTTTAGTCGAACCAGGTGTCCTCGAGGGTGAGTGCCTCGGAGGGGTCGGGCTGCTGCTGGGCGGTGGTCACGTAGCGCGCGGCGTGGGCGATGAAGCCGCGGGATTGTTCCTCCGTGAGCTCGCGGCGCACCTTGGCCGGAACGCCCGCGGCAAGGCTGCGCGCCGGAATCTCCTGGTCTTCTAGGACGATGGCGCCGGCGGCGATGAGCGAGCCTGGCCCGATCGTGCAGCGCGAGAGCAGCGCGGACTTCATGCCCACGAGGGTGCCCGCGCCCACGTGGCAGGCGTGCACGAGGGCGAGGTGGCCCACGGTGACGTCGTCCTCAAGGACACAGTCCGATTCGCTTTCGGTGTGCAGCACGCAGTTGTCCTGGATATTGGTGCGCTCGCCGATGCGGATGGCGCCCACGTCGCCGCGCAATACGCAGCCGTAGAACACGGAGGAATCGGCGCCGATCTCAACGTCTCCGATGATGGTGACGCCAGGAGCGATGTATGCGCTGCGGTGGATGCGTGGGGTCTTGCCGTTGAACGGCAGGATCAAGGGGCTGTTCATGCTTCTCATGCTAGCCGTGCATGGCACGATGGGAAGGCATGAATGCCATCACCATTCTCGTTGTTCACCACAGTCCCACGCCCACCGCCC
Encoded here:
- a CDS encoding gamma carbonic anhydrase family protein; this encodes MNSPLILPFNGKTPRIHRSAYIAPGVTIIGDVEIGADSSVFYGCVLRGDVGAIRIGERTNIQDNCVLHTESESDCVLEDDVTVGHLALVHACHVGAGTLVGMKSALLSRCTIGPGSLIAAGAIVLEDQEIPARSLAAGVPAKVRRELTEEQSRGFIAHAARYVTTAQQQPDPSEALTLEDTWFD